From a single Paenibacillus sp. FSL R5-0345 genomic region:
- a CDS encoding IS3 family transposase, giving the protein MCKLFRVSRSGYYAFLKRKGTDRDQEAKALIQKVYERYEGVYGYRQIQLFLLQDHGVWMNHKKVLRIMQDLGIRSRIRRKHRCNYATSEGDRVAKNILKRDFKADAPNQKWVTDITQYRVGEKWLYLSAIKDLFNNEIIAYQMSARNDNELVLRTFEQAWSQQKDVTGLIVHSDQGFQYTSHAYHDMLPKVGARISMSRRGNCYDNASMESFFSHLKTEGLYPYDIRNMDEAQRKIEDYIRFYNQHRPQRRLNKLPPVEYRKQLIA; this is encoded by the coding sequence CTGTGTAAACTCTTTAGGGTCTCTAGAAGTGGATACTACGCTTTCCTGAAGCGCAAAGGAACAGATCGGGATCAGGAAGCAAAGGCGCTCATTCAGAAGGTCTATGAAAGGTATGAAGGAGTCTACGGTTATCGCCAAATTCAATTGTTCTTGCTACAAGACCACGGGGTTTGGATGAATCATAAGAAGGTACTCAGAATTATGCAGGATTTAGGCATTCGTTCGAGGATCCGCCGAAAACATCGTTGTAATTATGCTACTTCTGAAGGAGACCGTGTGGCGAAAAATATTTTGAAACGGGATTTCAAAGCGGATGCTCCCAACCAAAAATGGGTGACAGACATTACGCAATATCGTGTAGGCGAAAAGTGGCTCTATCTTTCTGCGATTAAAGATTTATTCAATAACGAAATTATCGCTTATCAAATGAGCGCTAGGAACGACAACGAACTGGTTCTCCGGACCTTTGAGCAGGCGTGGAGTCAGCAAAAAGACGTGACTGGACTGATCGTTCACAGCGATCAGGGATTCCAATACACGTCTCATGCATACCACGACATGCTGCCAAAGGTTGGGGCCCGAATCAGCATGTCTCGCCGAGGCAATTGTTATGACAACGCCTCTATGGAGAGCTTCTTCTCGCATCTCAAAACGGAAGGACTCTATCCTTATGATATCCGAAATATGGATGAGGCACAAAGGAAAATTGAAGATTACATTCGATTTTATAACCAACATCGGCCACAACGAAGGTTAAATAAGCTGCCTCCGGTAGAGTACCGGAAACAGCTTATTGCCTAG
- a CDS encoding helix-turn-helix transcriptional regulator, with protein MSIKWGLDHFTKGSFYYNLGQLVEKKYIIKVDQRDNTRETHNYNITELGEKEFEKLMFKYGSKTDYINLSFYVAMLFSDEYKKEELSKLIELQIEQTKNKISLLQLSIENDENISSNFKKMLENSLSHHLVNVQWFEGLLEDIKKEN; from the coding sequence GTGTCTATAAAATGGGGGCTTGACCATTTCACCAAGGGGTCCTTTTATTATAATCTTGGGCAATTAGTAGAGAAAAAGTATATTATAAAAGTTGATCAAAGAGATAACACCAGAGAAACGCATAATTATAACATCACTGAATTAGGGGAAAAAGAGTTTGAAAAGTTGATGTTCAAATATGGGTCTAAGACAGACTATATAAATCTATCTTTTTATGTAGCTATGCTATTTTCAGATGAATATAAGAAAGAAGAACTATCTAAATTAATTGAATTACAAATTGAACAAACTAAAAATAAGATTTCTTTACTGCAGCTTTCTATTGAGAACGATGAAAATATCAGTTCTAATTTTAAAAAAATGTTAGAGAATTCACTATCTCATCATTTAGTAAATGTTCAATGGTTTGAAGGTTTGCTTGAAGATATAAAAAAAGAAAACTGA
- a CDS encoding MarR family winged helix-turn-helix transcriptional regulator — protein sequence MDMNTELYEKLAKLQWLLQRQHLKTHAAVGPMADTSRGQGRILAFLRMKDGISTKDLSYMLDIRVSSLNELLAKLEKAEYITRKPSETDKRIMLIYLTQKGQEEEGQELDSVNIFSRLSPEEQVAFGDYLTRVITALEEELGTDGERDVMAMWMEAAKERMGTEEFEKLMAMRGQMHRMWGNSRDERFNGRFPGFGREGHSDMRGFGWPSKDGTNSSPDKSQDPDDK from the coding sequence ATGGACATGAATACTGAATTATACGAAAAACTCGCGAAACTGCAATGGCTGCTGCAACGCCAACACTTAAAAACACACGCTGCTGTTGGCCCTATGGCCGACACATCCCGCGGGCAAGGCAGGATACTGGCATTTCTCCGGATGAAAGATGGTATCAGCACCAAAGATTTATCCTATATGCTGGACATCCGTGTATCATCTCTCAATGAATTACTTGCAAAATTGGAGAAAGCCGAATATATCACCCGTAAGCCATCAGAAACAGACAAGCGCATCATGTTGATTTACTTAACCCAAAAAGGACAAGAAGAAGAGGGACAAGAGTTAGACAGCGTTAATATATTTTCTCGCCTATCACCAGAAGAACAGGTTGCTTTCGGGGATTACTTAACCCGCGTCATCACGGCGTTAGAAGAAGAACTTGGAACGGATGGAGAACGCGATGTAATGGCTATGTGGATGGAGGCCGCAAAGGAGCGTATGGGAACAGAGGAATTTGAAAAACTAATGGCCATGCGCGGACAAATGCATAGAATGTGGGGAAATTCTAGAGACGAACGCTTTAACGGAAGATTCCCTGGATTTGGCAGGGAAGGGCATAGTGACATGCGCGGATTCGGTTGGCCATCCAAAGATGGAACGAATTCGTCACCAGACAAGTCACAGGACCCGGACGATAAGTAA
- a CDS encoding MATE family efflux transporter, producing the protein MDAENLHYFEKAPVAKAVAHFAVPMMLGMSMSVIYSILNAYFLGTLGNTAMLTALALTLPLFAAIMALGNLIGIGSSAFISRLLGEKKYDDVKHVSSFAFYSSLVLGLILMAGGIPLIDPIVHGLGATPDSFGFTKDYVTIMLIGSPFVVLFFTLENIVRSEGSAITSMIGMLLSVVVNIILDALVIFVFHWDVIGVASATVISNLVASAFYAFHMGYKSQFLTISVKWFKANKEILSNVFKIGVPVFVMSIFMGAMSLIFNRFLVEYGEQAIAAFGISSRLLQFPEVILMGLCEGVVPLIAFSFTANKLRMKHTITFTIKATVVLAAVFGVIVYLISDHLISLFTNDPQLIEMGSYILHVTFLSLFISGTTALFTGIFQATAQGTAAFIMSVIQGITLIPVLYIANRMNGFHGVVWSLVISDAVAFLVGAIMLYILRNKLQPDLDTLVQ; encoded by the coding sequence ATGGACGCAGAAAACCTTCATTACTTTGAAAAAGCACCTGTCGCAAAAGCCGTAGCTCACTTCGCAGTACCGATGATGCTAGGCATGTCGATGAGTGTCATATACTCCATCTTGAATGCCTATTTCCTTGGTACACTGGGCAATACTGCGATGTTAACCGCACTCGCACTAACTTTACCGTTATTCGCAGCCATTATGGCGCTAGGTAACTTGATTGGCATTGGCAGCAGTGCATTTATCTCCCGTTTGCTCGGAGAGAAAAAATATGATGATGTAAAGCATGTATCTTCATTCGCCTTTTACAGCAGTTTAGTTCTCGGACTTATTTTAATGGCTGGCGGTATCCCGTTGATCGATCCAATCGTTCATGGCTTGGGAGCGACGCCTGACTCCTTCGGTTTCACGAAAGACTATGTCACGATAATGCTTATTGGTTCACCGTTTGTCGTATTATTCTTCACGCTGGAGAATATCGTGCGCTCGGAAGGTTCAGCAATCACATCGATGATCGGTATGCTTCTCAGTGTTGTTGTGAATATTATTCTCGATGCTCTAGTCATCTTCGTCTTCCATTGGGACGTGATCGGCGTTGCGTCTGCTACGGTCATTTCTAACTTGGTTGCAAGTGCATTCTACGCCTTCCATATGGGATATAAGAGCCAATTCTTGACCATCTCCGTAAAATGGTTCAAAGCTAACAAAGAAATTCTCAGCAATGTATTCAAAATCGGAGTTCCCGTCTTCGTTATGAGTATCTTTATGGGTGCAATGTCGCTCATCTTTAATCGTTTTCTGGTCGAATATGGGGAGCAGGCTATAGCAGCATTCGGGATTTCATCACGTTTATTGCAATTTCCTGAGGTTATTCTGATGGGTTTATGCGAGGGAGTCGTGCCGCTAATTGCCTTCTCTTTTACAGCAAATAAATTACGCATGAAGCATACCATTACATTCACAATCAAAGCAACTGTGGTGTTAGCCGCCGTATTCGGCGTCATTGTCTATCTGATTTCCGATCACTTAATTAGCTTATTCACGAATGACCCTCAATTAATTGAAATGGGTAGCTACATTCTTCATGTGACGTTTTTATCCCTGTTCATTTCAGGAACGACCGCGTTGTTTACGGGGATTTTCCAAGCAACAGCGCAAGGAACCGCCGCATTTATTATGTCAGTTATTCAAGGTATTACTCTGATTCCAGTGTTGTATATCGCTAATCGAATGAACGGTTTCCATGGAGTGGTCTGGTCGCTCGTCATTTCGGATGCCGTAGCATTTCTTGTTGGTGCCATCATGCTGTATATTTTGCGGAACAAATTGCAGCCGGATTTAGATACTTTAGTACAGTAG